In a single window of the Nodularia spumigena CCY9414 genome:
- a CDS encoding pyridoxal-phosphate-dependent aminotransferase family protein produces MDNKLMLMIPGPTPVPEAALLALAKHPIGHRTNEFSNIMAEVTANLKWLHQTENDVLMLNVSGTGAVEAGIINFLSPGDRVLVGSNGKFGERWVEIGEAYGLNVEAVTAEWGKPLDTALFAEKLQGDTEKQIKAVIITHSETSTGVLNDLETINRLVKEHGEALIIVDAVTSLGAFNLPIDSWGLDVVASGSQKGYMIPPGLGFVSVSPKAWEAYKTAKLPKYYLDLSKYRKSTAKNTTPFTPPVNLIVALHTTLRMMKNEGLESIFTRHQRLKNATRAAVKGLNLPLFGSDDYASPAITAVATPGMEADKIRSLMNKRFDIALAGGQDHLKNQIFRIGHLGFVSDRDILSCIAALEVTLTELGHENFTPGGGVAAAAQVFTQS; encoded by the coding sequence ATGGACAATAAGTTGATGCTGATGATTCCTGGCCCTACACCAGTACCAGAAGCTGCTTTACTGGCGTTAGCCAAGCACCCCATTGGACACCGCACCAATGAGTTTAGCAACATTATGGCGGAAGTGACAGCCAACCTCAAATGGTTGCACCAAACTGAAAATGATGTCCTGATGCTGAATGTTAGCGGAACGGGTGCGGTGGAAGCGGGAATTATTAATTTTCTCTCTCCAGGCGATCGCGTTTTAGTTGGCTCCAATGGTAAATTTGGAGAACGTTGGGTAGAAATCGGTGAAGCATACGGTTTGAACGTGGAAGCTGTTACCGCCGAATGGGGTAAACCTTTAGACACAGCGCTGTTTGCGGAAAAATTGCAAGGGGATACCGAAAAGCAAATCAAAGCCGTAATTATTACCCACAGCGAAACCTCCACCGGTGTGTTGAATGACTTAGAAACTATCAACCGCCTAGTCAAAGAACATGGTGAAGCTTTAATAATTGTGGATGCAGTGACCAGCTTGGGTGCATTCAATTTACCCATAGATAGTTGGGGCTTGGATGTAGTCGCCTCTGGTTCTCAGAAAGGCTATATGATTCCTCCCGGACTAGGTTTTGTTTCCGTCAGCCCCAAGGCCTGGGAAGCTTACAAAACTGCAAAATTACCCAAATATTATTTAGATTTAAGTAAATACCGCAAATCTACAGCCAAAAATACTACTCCCTTTACTCCACCCGTGAATTTGATTGTGGCTTTACACACCACTTTACGGATGATGAAAAATGAAGGCTTGGAGTCCATATTTACTCGCCATCAACGGCTGAAAAATGCTACCCGTGCGGCGGTGAAAGGTTTGAATTTACCTTTATTTGGGTCAGATGATTATGCTAGTCCAGCAATTACGGCTGTAGCCACACCAGGAATGGAAGCGGATAAAATCCGGTCATTGATGAACAAGCGTTTTGATATTGCTTTAGCCGGCGGTCAAGACCATCTGAAAAACCAAATTTTCCGCATTGGTCACTTGGGTTTTGTGAGCGATCGCGATATTCTTAGCTGTATCGCAGCTTTAGAAGTTACTCTCACGGAACTGGGACACGAAAACTTTACTCCCGGTGGTGGTGTAGCAGCAGCCGCTCAAGTATTCACTCAGTCCTGA
- the trpC gene encoding indole-3-glycerol phosphate synthase TrpC, with protein MQIRRRSTNTTINVSFLRYQSTLPDIVPNNILEEIVWHKEIEIDKMRERRPLAQLQKQALSAPPTRDFIAALREGKTKPALIAEVKKASPSKGVLREDFDPVAIASAYEKGGASCISVLTDTKFFQGSFENLTKVRETVDLPLLCKDFIIYPYQMYLARIHGADAVLLIAAILSDQDLQYFLKIANAMKMKALIEVHSLAELDRVLVLTGEFIVGINNRNLEDFSVDLQTTCELLAARASQLQERNLLVVSESGLHTPADLQIVQQAGAAAVLIGESLVKQPDPGLAITHLFA; from the coding sequence ATGCAAATTCGCCGCCGTTCCACGAATACAACAATTAATGTCTCTTTTTTACGTTATCAGTCTACTTTGCCAGATATAGTACCAAATAACATTTTGGAAGAAATTGTCTGGCATAAGGAAATCGAAATTGATAAAATGCGGGAAAGGCGACCTTTGGCACAATTGCAAAAGCAAGCGCTTTCAGCACCGCCAACTCGTGATTTTATCGCCGCCCTTAGAGAAGGTAAAACCAAGCCGGCGTTGATTGCTGAAGTTAAAAAAGCTTCCCCTAGTAAGGGCGTTTTACGAGAAGATTTTGACCCGGTAGCGATCGCATCTGCATATGAAAAAGGTGGTGCTAGTTGTATTTCGGTTTTGACAGATACTAAGTTTTTTCAAGGTAGTTTTGAGAACTTAACTAAAGTCCGCGAAACCGTAGATTTACCCCTTTTATGTAAGGATTTTATTATCTATCCTTATCAAATGTACTTAGCCCGCATTCATGGCGCAGATGCGGTTTTATTAATTGCAGCTATTCTCAGTGATCAAGATTTACAATACTTTCTCAAAATTGCCAATGCGATGAAGATGAAGGCTTTGATTGAAGTTCATAGTTTGGCAGAACTTGACAGAGTATTAGTATTAACTGGGGAATTTATCGTCGGAATTAATAATCGTAATTTAGAAGATTTTTCTGTTGATCTGCAAACTACTTGCGAATTATTAGCAGCACGAGCTAGTCAATTACAAGAACGGAATCTTCTAGTTGTGAGTGAGTCAGGGTTACATACTCCAGCAGATTTACAGATAGTACAACAAGCCGGCGCAGCAGCTGTATTAATTGGCGAATCTTTAGTTAAACAACCTGATCCAGGTTTAGCCATTACTCATCTATTTGCTTAA
- a CDS encoding DUF2949 domain-containing protein: MKIHSIKGGELQMPPSTYSRLIHFLQEDLSISAASLAVALRHREQDPGPLPMILWQYGLITLEQLEQIYDWLETA, from the coding sequence ATGAAAATACATTCAATCAAAGGAGGTGAGTTACAAATGCCACCATCAACATATTCGCGACTGATTCATTTTCTACAGGAAGATTTGTCAATTTCTGCCGCTTCTCTCGCTGTCGCCCTCCGACATCGGGAACAAGATCCGGGGCCATTACCGATGATTCTTTGGCAGTATGGGTTAATTACTTTAGAACAGTTAGAACAAATTTATGATTGGCTGGAAACGGCGTAA